GTTAAGATGGCTATGGTCTAACACGGTGTCAAGATATTCTTTTATTGGTTGAAGTTGGCGGTAATCAATTATAAAGCCATTGGCATTTAGCTCGCCTTTAAAATGGAAGAAAACTTTGTAGTTATGTCCATGTAGGCGCATGCACGGATGGCCTTCTTCTAGCCCATTAAGCGTGTGACTTGCTGAAAAATTAAACTCTTTGTAAATGCTGTACATCTCTTCCGTTAAATCGGGATTGTAATTTAAAAGGAACAAGATAAGTTGCTTATCTTGCAAAAACGCCTGCAAACATACTATTTCTTTTGAATATTATTTAGTTAAAAGGAGTTTTGGCAAGAAATCTGGAGACCTGAAAACTATAATTAGGAAATGGCTGTATTCAAGTTGCTCCTAGTATAAAGCAGAAGGAGAAGTCTGTTCTCTTGAACTTATATTAAAGAGGAAGCTCGTTTCATCGTTGTTTAGAACAATGGGCTATTCGCAAATTTCGTCAAGCCATTTATTGGTGACGTAACCATTGGCATCTACCAAAAATACCGCTCCAACAGGGCACCCGTTTGGCCCTATGGAGTCGATAATATAGCGGTAGTCAATTGTCATATCGATGGGGTTACCTAAAATTTTTTTTAGGGTAGATGTATCTGTTGGAATAGGAATTAGCTCTACGACTCTTTTTAAGCTAGCATAATCTCGATGCTCTTGAAAGTGAACTCCCCTTTGCTTTAGCTCTCTATTGCAAGATGATAGGAGGATAATAGACGCAAATAAAATAGTAATAGTTGCTGCTGGCTTGATTTTATTTTGCAGGCCACTCTTCAACTTGCTCATCTCCTTATTATTTGCTGTTTTCAAAGTGCTAAGGCATTTTTTCGATTCGCATAAAATCGATGGTGTACTTTGTCGAACCCGACGACGGGAATTTAAGCAAAAACCCAAGCATTGTAGAGGTTGTTCCTGTTATGCGGAATGTAAAATTGTATAGATTTCTATTATCCTGCTTAAAGTGCCGTATGTTTACGAATTTGCCATCGTACAT
The Alistipes sp. ZOR0009 DNA segment above includes these coding regions:
- a CDS encoding 6-pyruvoyl trahydropterin synthase family protein, producing MFLLNYNPDLTEEMYSIYKEFNFSASHTLNGLEEGHPCMRLHGHNYKVFFHFKGELNANGFIIDYRQLQPIKEYLDTVLDHSHLNDILKIQPSAENIAFFLYSKFKKQFEQLYRVDVKETEKTMASYVED